The Pseudanabaena sp. FACHB-2040 genome segment CTGGATAGGGTCTATGTTGGTTAGGCCTGTTTCTTCTTTTTTCTGATCAATCAGAGCCAGCATCTCCGGCTGCAGATCAACCGCCAGTACTTTGCCATCAGGCACTTTAGCTGCCAGACGAAAGCTGAAGTAGCCGGTGCCCGCCCCAATATCGGCTACCACATCGTCTCGGCGCAGTTCTAGAGCTTCTAGCGCAGTTTGAGGCCGTTCCTCTAGCTCCCGGCTGGGGCGCTCTAGCCAGTAGGCTCCCTCATGGCCCATAACCTGAGCAATTTCGCGGCCCAGGTAGATTTTGCCGATGCCGTCACTGCTAGGTGAGCTATAGGTGTAGTCGGTCCCCGCCTCTAGCTGCTGGGTAGCACAGCCGCTCAGGCCAAACAGGGATGCTGTCGCCAGCAGGCAGACAAGGAAAAGGGATAGAAAGCGGGCCATAGATTCAATCGGTTGCGAGGTTAGCTTTATTAAAACACTGACGTCTGGGGCTTAACCTTGCGCTAAGGACTTTTGGGCTAGCAGCTTCAGACTCAAACCTGAGCCGGGCTGGGTAGCTGGCTGACGTAGGTAGCGGCAAGGATTAGCGCGGCCCCAATCAGCTGTAGGCTGGTCAGCGATTCCCCCAGCAGAAAAAATGCCAGAATCACGGCGACCACGGGTTCTAGGGTAAATAAAATCACGGCTTCTGGCGGACTGACTCGCATCTGACCAAAAGTCTGTAGGCAGGTTGGCAGCGCCGTTGTAAACAGCCCCAGATAGACCAGCCAACCCCAGGGAACAGCGGCAGGATCGACCACAGTAGGTTGCCCCATCACCCGATCAAAAGCCACCCAGCTAAGAGACAAAGCAGTCATGCTCCAGACTTGAATGGCGGTGAGAGGCAGAGTGGGGTAGCGCTTGGCAAAGCGTTCCAGGCGAATGATGTGGCCAGCCCAGCAAAAGGCGGTGCCCAGGCTCCACAGGTCGCCAATGTTGAGACGACCGCCCTGGTAAGACAGCAGAGCAATCCCCAGCAGCGCCAGCGCTGCCGCAACCCAGGTTGCCGGGACGATACGTCGGCCAGCCAACCCCAGCAGCAGCGGCACCAAAATAACGCAGAGCGAGGCGATGAAGGCGCTGCGGCCAGCGGTGGTGTATTGGAGTCCCAGGGTTTGGGTGCCGTAGCCACCTATTAGCCAGCAGCCCAACTCTGCCCCAGCCCGCAGTAGGCCCGGTTTGGGCCTAAGCCAAGGCAAAAAACAGAGCGCTGCGATCGCAAAGCGACCCAGCACCACAAAGCTAGGCTGCAGGGTGCCAACAATATCTTTGACAACAATATAGGCAGTTCCCCAGAGCAGCGTGCCCAGGAGCAAAGCGCTTACCCCGCCCGCATGAGACTCTAGCCTGAACTGCGTTTGACGGGGCATAGTGGGGGTATCAGTCGGGGCTAGGCAGGGTTAAGCGAAGTTAAACAGAAGGAAGCTGCGGCACCTCAGCTGTAAGCCTTAACAAAAGCCTCTAGCCGATCCATTCCCTTAAGAATAGTCTCCATGCCAGTAGCGTAGGAGATCCGCGCGGTGCCCTCGGTGCCAAAGGAAATACCGGGGACAGTGGCGACGTATTTCTCGTCTAGCAGCCGATTGCAGAAGTCCAGCGAGGGCATACCGAGCTGGCTAATATCGACATATAGGTAAAAGGCCCCTTGAGGCTCACCGCAGGTGAGACCAGGAATGGCTTTAATCCGGTCGATAATTACCTGACGGCGTTCAGCAAAGGCTAGGCGCATGGTTTCTACACAGTCTTGGGGGCCGCGTAGAGCTGCGATCGCACCATACTGGGCAAAGGTACACACGTTTGAAGTGGCGTGGCTCTGAATTGTCGTCAGCGCCTTGATTACCGGAATAGGGCCAGCCAGATAGCCCACCCGCCAGCCCGTCATAGAGTAGGCCTTGGCAAAACCATTACTGACTAGAGTGCGATCGTAAGCTTCGGGGCTGACCGCGCCAATACTGAGGTGAGTGCTCCCGTCGTAGAGGATTTTTTCATAGATCTCGTCCGACACCACCCAAATGTCGGCCTCAACGACCACCTCGGCCAGTGCCCGGATCTCCTCAGGGCTGTAAATCATGCCGGTGGGGTTAGAAGGCGAGTTGAGCACAAACAGCTTCGTCTTAGGCGTGATTGCCTGCCGCAGCTGCTCTGGAGTGATCTTGTAGCCAGTTTCTTTAGTGGTCGGCACAATCACAGGCGTGCCGTCAGCTAGCTGCACCATCTCTGGGTAGCTGACCCAGTAGGGCGCAGGGATAATCACTTCATCTCCCGGCTCAATCAGCGCCATCATCAGTCCGTAGAGAGAGTGCTTGCCACCATTGGTGACAATGACATTGTCGGCCCCGTAGCAAAGCCCGTTTTCTGCCTGCAGCTTTTCAGCAATGGCCTGTCGCAGTGCCGGTTCTCCCGCAGCAGGGCCGTAGCGGGTCTTGCCCTCATCGAGCGCCTGTTTAGCGGCAGCTTTGATATGGTCAGGCGTATCAAAATCTGGCTCACCGGCACTAAAGCTGCACACGTCCAGCCCTTCTGTCTTCATTGCCTTAGCCTTGGCTGAAATCGCCAGGGTCATAGAAGGCGTTACCCGATTTACCCGATTCGCCAGTTTCAACGTAGGCATCCCAAACCTCTCTCAAAACCGATCCGACGTTGCCGCAGGTTCACCTGGAGATCAACTCAGTCTTTTCAGCTGCCGAGAGCAGCCTCTTCGCTACCCTATCTAGCTGCTGAAAGCCCAGTTGACTCACCCGTAATCCTGCTTCACGCACAATTCCACTTAGCTTAGATCGTTCTTACGGGTAAAAAAGGGATTTTTATGAAACGTTCAGGACATTTCGAGACTAGCCGTCCCAGGGGGCTGCTCCCCTAGGTAAAGGCTGACCAGAAAAAAGGCAGAAAAAATCCCGCCAGATGGGCCCACCCAGCGTTAATGGCTTTGGATCACCCTACCTTCTCAGCTAAACCACTGACCAGAAAAAAACCTCAACACTTTTGTGTTGATCCGGAAAAGGTCGAAGTAACCCCGATTACCTAATACAGAGCTTTAAAAAAAAACGGCGTGGAGAAGGAAGGTTCCACAGAAATTCACCTAGATGAAATTCAGGGATTTCACCCAGCTAGTTTTTCCTGACCCCACCTCAGAGGCACCGTAACAGGGAATAGAAACGCAGAGATACCGAGTTCCATGTACACTATCTCCCTTTCTCCATCCATGCAGCTAGCCACCTTGGCAGCGGCTCTTGCGGTCGGCATTGTGACAGCCGTCCACGGGCAAGCTGAGCTGCAGAATCCCGTTCGGCTTTATACAGGGTTCTTCAGTAATATTGACGACCGTGGCAGTGGTCGGGTAGTCCCCAATCAATTTCAGTCCAACTTGTTCCTACCCAATTACCTGCTAGGATTTCGAGGTAGCGGGCGAATTTCTGGTGACCCAAAGGAATCGATTCCCAGTTCTCTCCAAAAAAGCCCCTCAACCTCATCAGGTCAGGCATCTACCCCGTTAGCCTATCGAGGCAGCGGCAGAATCAATCTCAAACGGCAGATAGCGGTATAAAAACTCAGCCAGGAAAGTTCCTTGTGACTTTGACTGTTGAGATGACTTTATATAACGCGAAGATTTCGCTAACACCGGCCTCAGTTACCGTACGTCAGCGAAAATTGGTTTAAGCTATATCAGCCAATTAGACTTTAATTGCCGTTATTTGACTGATTGAGTTTAGATTTTGCCTTTATTTGGCACCTACTATTCCAGATCTATGAATGATATCGGCTCCATGGTAGACCCCGCCCTTCAAGTCAAAAAAGACGAAGACTTAATCCGGTATCTGAGTCCCAGCGCTATTGACCAGATATTGCTTTACCTAGCGTTTAGCGCCATGCGTACAGGAGGCCATCGCCACGGAGCCTTTTTAGACGCAGCCGCGACTGCTGCCAAGTGCGCTATTTACATGACCTATCTAGAGCAGGGCGAAAACCTGCGAATGACGGGCCACCTTCACCATATTGAGCCAAAGCGAGTCAAGGCTATTGTTGAGGAGATGCGGCAGTCCTTAACCGAGGGCAAACTGCTTAAAATGTTGGGTGCTCAAGAGCCCCGCTATCTCATTCAGTTTCCTTACCTCTGGCTCAACTGCTACTCTTGGGAGCCAGGCCAATCGAGAGTTGCAGGCAATAGCCTCTCAGCCGAGGAAAAAGCCCAGCTGGAAGATAAGCTTCCTCCCGATGTTCCTAATGCCCGCATCATCAACTCCTTCCAGTTTTTGGAGCTGATCGAGAACCTGCACGAGAAATCGCAGGACGATTTGCCCAAAGAGCGCAAAATGCCCCTCAGCGAAGCCTTGGCCGAACACATTCGGCGGCGGCTGATGTACTCTGGCACCGTAACGCGCATTGATGCGTCTTGGGGGATGTCTTTCTATGCGCTCACCCGAGCGTCGTATGCGCCCGTCGATCCAGAAGAGCGCATGTACACCATGATCGAAGACACGGCCCAGTATTTCCGGATGATGCGGGAGTGGGCCCACCGTCGGCCGGGCACAATGCGGGTTTTGGAGGAACTGGACCTACCCGCTACCGATCGAGAGGTGGCTTTCCGGGAACTAGATGAGATCATCCGGACTTGGGCTGACAAGTACCACTGCAAAGGGGGAGAGACTACTCTCCTGCAGATGGTAATTGGCCATCAGGACGAAACCAGCAAATCTTTCCCCTAAGCTGGTTTCACTTCTGTAGGAAATACAGCCGTTAAACATCTATGCCGGGGCGCTGTAGTGTAGCGCCCCGGCATGAGTTGTAAGCAGAGCTAAGCTCGCAGCAGCTGGTGAAGGTCATCGCTGAGCTTGTTGGCCGTGCTTACCTATCTATTGGCCCAGGTGTGACCAGGTGTCATCCAATCCGATTCCAGGCTTCGACTACGATATCGGTGAGCAATTTACGAACGGGCAGTTCGAGCAGGGCATCGTCGGCCAGCAGAGCGGCCTGCACCTCTTCGAGCGACTGCCCCTGTTGGCGGGCAGCCTGAATAACGCCAACGATCGCCGCTAGCACGTGATCCTCGGTGACAGGGGCAGCAGATCGGGGGGAAACGATTTGATCAGAAGGAGCGGTGAGAGAAGACAACATTGCAAAGATATGTATGAAAAGTTGGATTTTATGAGAGGGCAGTAACGTTTTGTAACTTTAGAACTGGAGTGTAGCGCATTTTAGCGCCCTCGCACCCTTTCGGAAGAAATAACTGAGAATTTCTTTAAACACCTAAATAAAAGCTATGGGGGCGCAGCGTGCTGCGCCCCCATGGCAAGGTATTGCTAATCAGTAGGCTAGCGGCCTAGCTCATGGGCGATTGCGATCGCTGTGGGCGCGGAAAAGACGGCAGCTCTACAGCCGCAACCGACTTGAGCTTCCGTTGGGGCCGCAGCGGATAGACTACGGGCGAGGGCGAGGTACTAGCCGCAGGCGCACTGGCCGCGCTGTTTAACAGCGGCGGCAGAGCAGCGGGGCGGCCAGCCGAAGCAGCTACAGGCTCTGGGGTAGAGGTGGGCGGCTGCACTGTTGGGGTCGTTTCCAGCAGCGGAGGCCTTGGCTCAAGCTCAAAAGCGAGCTCGGGCTCGACAGCAGGCTCTATGGCAGCAGTGGGAGGCGCTAGAGGGGCTCCCCAGGGAGAGGGTTCGGTAAAGACAGGTACAGTTGGGGCTGGCTGGGCAGCAGGCAGCGGGTCCGCTGCTTTGGCTGCAGGCGGCTCCACCGTAGGCGCAGAGTCGATTACGCGCTCTAGATCCTGCCACAGCAGCCGCTCAGCCTCTGGATCGGGGGCGGGCACGGGGGGAGTTGGCACGGCAGCAGATCGGGTGGGGACTGCAGACGGAGCCGGTGTGCGAGGGCCTTGCCCAACCGACTTAAGGTTGCGCAGCAGCGTATCGAGGCTGGGATCAGGTCGGATGGGGGCCTCATCGTGGGAGGCCCAAGGCTTAATTTGTTCGGCTTTGGGCATTGCTAGCGGGTGGGGCCGTAGGGTTGGTTCTGTCACCACCGCTGGAAATTCAATGGCGGGTGGGGCGGGACTGCGTTGAACCGACATGTCTAGACACTTCTCTAGGGCGGCTTTGAACTGAAGTGTGTAGTGCTGCTGTCGCTGCAGACGCGATCGCAAATCCCGACAGGTCGCTTCTGCCTGCTGCAGAGCAGTATTTTTTTCGCCGAAGCGCTGCTGCAATAGAGTGCATTCTCGCTCTAGCTGAGCCACACGCTGTCTAGCGTTGTCTAGCTCTGCCTGAAAAGTTTCGTTGTGAATCGTGGTGCGCCGGACTGCATCGTTGGCCACATCTAGCTCACTGAGCAGTTGAGCGACCTGTTGCTGCTGCTGGGCGATAGCTGCTTGTGCTTCGGCGGAGGACATAGACTGGCTTTGCTGAGCCCGTTCCACCTCGATCTGAAGGGCCGCTTCGGCTCGCTCAAGGGCATCTTCTAAGTGTCCCACCCGACCTAGCAAAGCATCATTACACTGGTTCAGATCCTGGATTAGCTGGAGTAGCTCGGCTTCGCGCTGAGTAAAGTCAGCCACCTTAGGAACAGGCCCCTTTGGCGGTGGCAAAACCGTGTTGGCAATTTCATTGAGGGGCAGTGTGCCCGGAAAGCTAACAGTCTCCCACCTGTCATCGGGCCGAGCAGCCCCAGGTCCGCCAGATCCGTTCGGAGCAGCGGCCTCGGGTTCATTTGAGGCGGCAGCCCGGAGGTCAAGCAGAGAGGCTTGAGGCGGGCTGGCTTGAGAATCGGAAGACGGAAGATCTTGGGGAGGCAAATTTTGCTCAGTCATAGTCCCGAAGTGCTCGCTACAAAGCCTGATGACCAGGTGAAGATTAATTGCCACTAAGAGTAGCTAACTTCAACAATTATTTCACCCTTCTGTAGTAATACAGAACCTACCCATGGAATCGGGCTTAAAATTTTCAACCTTCCTCCAGAAATATCGGGCAACTTTTGTAAGCAGAATTGTCCGGTTTTGAAATTGCGTCGGTGTAGTGGTTAGGGATAAGTTCTAGCTGCAAATAGCCGCTCTTGCAGCAGTTGTTGGTGCATAAATGCACGGTCAACTCGCGACTGAATCTGATCGGGTGAAAGCGGTTCACCATTGGCATAGTGCTCTAGCCATTGCTGCATCATTTCATTGGTCTCTGTAGGCCAGCCACTAGCGCTCGAAGCCGCAGCAGGATTGAGATCCCACCCTGGTAGATCTAAATCGGCCATAATCTGGCTCACTTTCGGGTCGTAGCTTAGGGCAAAACAACGGCACCCTTCTGCTGCCGCCATAATCAAAGCGTGCAGCCTCATCCCTATTGTCATTTCCACCCCTCGAAAAAGCCCCTTTAGCTGCCGGGGATCGCTCAAGCAAAAGAGGTGATTTGGCCCTGGAAGACGCGCCTGAATTTGTTCAGCAATCGCTAAATCTTTGGCCGGTTGAAAGGGTGTAAGTAGTACGCAAGTTTTAGTCGCCTTTTGAAATCCAACTAGGGCTTCAGTAAACTGATCTAAGCGTTCTGGGGTGAGCCAGGGGTGCGATCGCAACGCCACCGCCACTCTCGGAGCAGGCAAATCCCACAGTCCCTCCACCGGCCTCGAATCGAGCGCCCACACCGGATCAGGCCCCTGCCAGGCTGGAATATTCCAGCTTTCCATCAGCTGGGCCGAAGCCCCATCTCGCACACTCACGCCCGCACAGCGCCGCAGTACATAGCGAGCCAGCCGCTGGCTAAAAGGCCGCTGCAGCGGCCCAATCCCCTGCCCCCAAGCAATAGTCTTCAGGCCCATGGCCTGCGCCATCGCCATCAGCCCCCCGTAGTAAAGCGGGTTCTGCAGACTAGTGGCATCCTGCATCAGGCTGCCACCGCCCCAAACAAAGGCATCCGCCGACCGCAACGCCCGCAGCACCGCCACCGGAGCCTTGCGCGGTACCGCCTCTATCCCATAGCGCTGAGCCGTCTCCCCCGGATTGCCTGAAAGCACCACCGGCGTGACCCCAACAGGCAACATCTGCAGCAGCGCCGCCAGCAGCGCCTCATCCCCGCCATTGCCCATGCCGTAGTAGCCACACAAGACCGCTCGCATTCCGTTTGATTCCGCCTGAGTCTCTGCACTCTCTACAATAGAGGCTGCCGGTAATGTGTAATAGGTGGGGAAAGCAGAAGGCAGAGAGCGGAAAGCAGAAACCCTATCAGGGACAGGCTCCCTACCTTCTCCATCTCCCCTACCTCTCTGCATCCCCGCGTCCCCCATCCACCCCCTACCCACCCACCCTTTTCCCATGAACGCCCTTTCCATCCCCACCTGGATCATCCACATCTCCAGTGTCCTTGAGTGGGTTGCTGCTATCTGGTTTATCTGGCAGTTTGCTGTAGCCAAAAATCAGCCTGCTTGGCGCTGGCTATCGGCCGGTATGCTGCCAGCGCTGATTAGCGCTATGTCGGCCTGCACCTGGCACTTTTTCGACAATGCCGAATCTCTGAGCTGGCTGGTGACGCTGCAGGCAGCGACGACGGTGATTGGCAACTGTACCCTCTGTCTGGCGGCCTGGTGGATCTGGCGCACTGCTCAGGTGCCTAAGTCAGACGGTTAAAATTCGAGGAGCAATCTTGCTCTGTCTTTTGCCTTGCGCTGCCCTAAAATCTGCCTGACTTGACTAATGCTCGATAAAAACGCACTTTTTGCCCTGTCTCTATTTCCTTACCTGGGCTTTCTCTGGTTCATCACCCGCTCTGGGCAAGCTCCCAGGCTGGCGCTGATTGGCTTTTATGCCCTGCTGGTTTTTGTCGCCGTCACTATTCCAGCGGGCATCTATGCCCGAGTCACCTATGGTGTGGAGCTGGCCGACGTGGACTGGCTCCACGGTAGCGCTGAAGCTTTTCTTACCTTCTCGAACATTCTGGTGGTGCTGGGCTTTCGGCAGGCTGTGGTCGAAGCCCGTAAGGCCAACCCATAGAGACACAGCTAATCGCGTCTCTACAGACTAGGAGGATGGGATTGGTGCAGGATGAGACGATTGCCATCGGGGTCATAGGCGTAGATTTCGCGTCCGTGGGAGGCGATCATCACAGGGCCGGGGGGCGGATAGCCCAGGGTGGTTAGATGTGCGATCGCACCCTCTAGATCCACCACTTCCAGGCACAAACTCAGACCTCCCTGAGCAGGCTGATCAAACTCCGCCTGCTGCCCAACCTGGGGCCGAAACAGCGCCAGTTTCATTCCCGGCAGCGCAAACTCAGCATAGCGATCGGGCCAGTAAGGCTGAGCCACCTGCTGTAAGAGCCCCTGATAAAACCCCACCAGCCGCTCAAACTGATCACTGCCCAGTGTCAAAAACGCCTCCCGACAGACCCAACCTATTTTCTCCGTCACACGCCTCTCTCCTCACCCTACCCGGCGCGGGTTGCGACGACGATACTCCCACGGCGACTCTAGCTCGGTCTGGCTCCAGAAGTTCAGTCGAGCCTTGCGGGCCACTGTCTCTGCAGCTAAATACCGCTGCCGGTAAGGCTCCCTCAGATGCCGGACGTAGGCAACAGCGTAGCCTTCCGCCAGCAGTTGGGTGTTGATGCAGCCGTCGGTCACCCACAGTTCGGCCACCAGGCGGTCGTGATTGTCGCGATCGACAAAGACCACTTCAAAAGATCGGTAGGGGGCCAGCAGCGCTTGAATTCGCTGGCGGGCCAGTTTGCCATAGGGGTGTTGGGCGAGTTCTGGGCAGTCAATGCCGTAGAGCCGAATGGCTTCGATTGGGCCATTGCTCTGGCCCAGAGGGCTGGCAATTAGCGTATCGCCATCCTTAATAGAGTTCAGCTGAAACCGCAGCCGAGAAATTGGCATGGCAAGCCCCGTAATATTTCGTAACTTGTTTGGGCACGACGCCTTGAGGCTGCGATCGCAGCTGCTTCATACCCTGTGTTCTCACCCCAGAGGTCAGGAAGCAGGCCTGTGGCTATCCCACAACCCTCCCTAGAGGCAAAGCCCAGTTTTAACCAATTCAAGTATCGCCTGTCCGACCCAGACGTCGCCACTAGAAGCCGCTATGTCAGGCCCATCAAGCTGTTAAATCCCCAAAGTCATTGCACTTTTTTTGTGATGAATTCTTGACAATAACAGCCCCTGATTTAGGGGCTTTTTCTATTTAGGAATAAGTGAATGATTCGTAGTAGTGGCTACAAACTTGTCATAACAAACACCGCACACTAATCCTCAAGTTTGCGACATCTGGCTGAGGAGGTATCCTCCAACCTCGCCTGCTGATCTCTAAGGAATAGGGTTCTCATGGTCTTTGAACTATCCCTGCTGGCGCAGATCACCGTGGATGATTTGCCCGCATCAACACAGTTTTTGGAAAAGTTTGTAGCGGAGTCTTATTACTACTGGGCCTCCGTTTTTATGCTCATCATCCACGTAGGGTTTTTGGCCTACGAGGGCGGTGCCTCTCGGGCTAAAAACGTGCTGGCAACGATGTTAAAGAACCTGCTGACGCTGTCTACAGTTGGCCTCACATTTTTCTTCTTTGGTTGGTGGGTGTATTGGGCATTCCCCCTCTTTCCTTTCACAGGCAGCATTTTGGGCCCGTGGACTACGCCTCCCGCAGAGGGGGTAGTGGCTGACCTGCTGCCACTGGTGCAGGCTGCCTATCCCTGGTCAGAGGCCATGGGGCCCAATATGTCAGACAACCTGACAGGGGTCTTTTGGTTTGCCTTTTCCCTATTTGCTATGACTGCCGCCTCGATTTTGTCGGGGGCTGTCATTGAGCGAATTCGGGTGGGCGCTTATCTAGTGCTGGCGACAGTGCTGGGCAGCTTTTGCTGGGTAGTGGCTGCGGCCTGGGGCTGGAATTACTGGGGCTGGTTTACCACCACGTTGGGCTACCACGACTTCGGCTGCTCGGCAGTGCTGCATGGTGTTTCTGGGTTCTTTGCCCTAGGTGTGCTATTAAATCTTGGGCCTCGTATCGGCAAGTACGATAGCACCGGCAAGCCCCGTGCTATCTTGCCCCACAACCTGCCGCTAACGATGGTCGGGCTCATGCTAATTTTCGTTGGCTTCTATGCTTTCTTAGCAGCCTGTGTGATTTACAGCCCTGGCTTTGAGCGGGAAACCACGATTTACGATACGCCTATGACTCTATCCTCCATTGCGGTCAGCACCACGCTGGCGCTGTGTGCAGGCATTATGGGAGCGTACATCGGCTCTAAGGCTGACCCGTTCTACACAATCTCTGGTGGACTGGCAGGCATTATTTCGGTTGGGGCAGGCTTAGATATCTATGCGCCGCAGCTGGTGATTCCTATCGCCTTTATTGGCGGTCTGACAATGCCTTGGGTGGGTCAGTGGATTGAAAAGCTTGGCATTGACGATGCAGTTGGAGCCTTTGCGGTACACGGTTATTGCGGTGTGCTGGGAGCTATGGCGGTGGGCGTCATGGGGAGTGGCTATATCCAGGGCGATGGCTACCCGCCGATTGGGTTCTTTGGTCAGCTCATTCCGACCTTTATTTGCACAATTATTTTGGGCTTTATCCCAGGCTATGGCGTGAGCTGGGTGCTCAAGAAGATGAACCTGCTACGCGTACCGGCTGCCGAGGAGCTAGAAGGGCTCGATCTGGGCGATTTTGGCATTACCGGATATCCCGAATACTCGATCGTGCCGGGTGAGGAGATCCACCTGAGTACGCCTATGGAGCAGCACCGGGGATAGGCATTGACTAGCAAGCTTGTTCTTCTATTGCTTTTTTAAGGAGATCCGCCATTATGGCCAGCCCCTTTCGGGACTATCAATCGTTTAATGAAGCGACAGGGCCGATCTATACTTTTTCCGACCGTCCTGTGGTGATTGCGCTGCTGCTTGTTGCCAGCGTCCTAATTTTCCTGTATTTCATCTATAGCTCGTTTAATATTCGCAAGGGTGAATCGCAGGCTAAGAACCCGATTATCTTGAGCATTTTGCTGGCGACAACGGCCTTTGCTGCTGCTGAGGCTATTTATCAGCAGGTCTCGGGTAAGCAGTCTACGACCCAAGCTCAAGTGTCTCAACCGGCTGAAGAGCGCACTCCCCAGCCGTTAGCGCTGCTAGGCATGGTAGGGCTAGGGGGAGCGGCTTCCCGTCGCCCGCGTACGGGTCGTCGCCTAAAGCGGCTGTCTCGTTAGGATTGGCGCTAGGCAGCCAGCATTGTTTGTCGGTTGCTATCTAGACTTCTGTGACGTGCGGTGGGCAGCCTTTTGAAGAGGCTGCCCTTTTTGTCACAAAGTTTTACACTACGAGAATGATCACCACCGAAAACTCCCTGCCCCTGCATCTGGTTATTTCTGAGCGGCTGCGAGACGACATTTTTAGTGGCCAGTATGCTGCCGGAGAACAGTTGCCCAGTGAGCACCAGCTGATGGAACAGTTTGGGGTGAGCCGAATTACGGTGCGGCGTGCGATCGCAAATCTAGTCCAGCAAGGGCTAGTCGAGGCCCAGCGAGGCCGTGGCGTGTTTGTAAAGGCCCAGCACAAGGTCACCCGCTCCCTCTCCAACCCTCTAATTTTCTTTGACGAAGACATGGAGCGCCAGGGCACTACCGCCTCTATCCGCAGCCTTTCCTTTGAGCTGGTGTTGTCGCCCCCCTCCGTCAGCGACCGACTCAAGCTCAAAGCCGCCGATCAGGTTTACTGCCAGAAAAAAGTTATCTTGACCGACGGTATCCCCGTTGCCATCGACATTACCTATATCCGAGTAGACATCGGCCAGACCTTCTCCCAAGAACTTCAGTCCAGCCTGATCTACCCCACTCTCGACAAAAACGGCGTCTCCATTGAGCGGGTCGAAGCCACCCTAGAGTGCACCCACGCCACCGTAGAGCTAAGCGAAGCTCTAGAAATTCCCCTAGGAGCACCGCTGCTGGTCAATGGCTATACTGCCTTTACTCAGCACAACCAGCCCATCATCTGCGGTGAAACCCTGTCGCGAGGTGATCGGTTGACCTATTCAGTAGTGCTGACTAAGGAAAATTCGGTTTTGTGAAGAGAAAGAGCAGAGGAGATGAGTGTAGGGGAGAGGGGGGTTAAGGAAGCCGGGGAGTGAGGAAAAGATAGGTAGGGTATCTTCTACGCTCTGCACTCCTACCTCCCTATGACCCGCGAAAAATCCGCTCAGCCTGCCGTTGAGAAAGGCGAGAACCCCCTGGCAAGTGGGTTGGCACTTTTTCAGGGGCCTTGGCGGCTGTTTTAGCACCACTGTAAGATTCCTCTGGCGGGACTGTCATGGTAGGAATCTCGGGGGATGGCCAGACGGGATATTTGGACT includes the following:
- a CDS encoding ammonium transporter, with translation MVFELSLLAQITVDDLPASTQFLEKFVAESYYYWASVFMLIIHVGFLAYEGGASRAKNVLATMLKNLLTLSTVGLTFFFFGWWVYWAFPLFPFTGSILGPWTTPPAEGVVADLLPLVQAAYPWSEAMGPNMSDNLTGVFWFAFSLFAMTAASILSGAVIERIRVGAYLVLATVLGSFCWVVAAAWGWNYWGWFTTTLGYHDFGCSAVLHGVSGFFALGVLLNLGPRIGKYDSTGKPRAILPHNLPLTMVGLMLIFVGFYAFLAACVIYSPGFERETTIYDTPMTLSSIAVSTTLALCAGIMGAYIGSKADPFYTISGGLAGIISVGAGLDIYAPQLVIPIAFIGGLTMPWVGQWIEKLGIDDAVGAFAVHGYCGVLGAMAVGVMGSGYIQGDGYPPIGFFGQLIPTFICTIILGFIPGYGVSWVLKKMNLLRVPAAEELEGLDLGDFGITGYPEYSIVPGEEIHLSTPMEQHRG
- a CDS encoding cell envelope integrity protein TolA translates to MASPFRDYQSFNEATGPIYTFSDRPVVIALLLVASVLIFLYFIYSSFNIRKGESQAKNPIILSILLATTAFAAAEAIYQQVSGKQSTTQAQVSQPAEERTPQPLALLGMVGLGGAASRRPRTGRRLKRLSR
- a CDS encoding GntR family transcriptional regulator, which translates into the protein MITTENSLPLHLVISERLRDDIFSGQYAAGEQLPSEHQLMEQFGVSRITVRRAIANLVQQGLVEAQRGRGVFVKAQHKVTRSLSNPLIFFDEDMERQGTTASIRSLSFELVLSPPSVSDRLKLKAADQVYCQKKVILTDGIPVAIDITYIRVDIGQTFSQELQSSLIYPTLDKNGVSIERVEATLECTHATVELSEALEIPLGAPLLVNGYTAFTQHNQPIICGETLSRGDRLTYSVVLTKENSVL